Within the Nitrosococcus wardiae genome, the region CAAGACCTTAGCACCGAGACTAGCTAGTTCAAGCATTTCTTCGTAGGTCAGATGGTCTAGCCGCCGGGCTTCAGGAACTACCCGTGGGTCGGTCGTGTAAACGCCATCGACATCAGTATAAATTTGGCACTCATCTGCCCCAAGGGCTGCTGTCAAGGCCACTGCAGTAGTATCAGAGCCTCCCCGCCCCAGGGTGGTAATATTGCCTTTTTCGTCCACCCCTTGAAAACCAGCCACAACCACAATCCGCCCATGGCTCAAGTCATCACGAATACGCTGGGCATCAATTTCCTGAATACGCGCTTTGTTATAGGCACTATCCGTACGGATATGTACCTGGGCTCCGGTGTAGGAACGGGCTGGAATACCACGCTTTTCAATGGCAATGCTAAGCAAGGCAATGGTGACCTGCTCGCCCGTAGAAAGCAAGACATCTAATTCTCGGGGATTAGGCTGAGTATCAATTTCATGGGCCAAGCCCAACAGACGGTTAGTCTCGCCACTCATGGCCGAGACCACCGCAACGAGGTCGTGCCCTTGCCGCCGGGATGCTACAAGTTTCTCAGCAACCGCCTCGATACGCTCGAGAGTACCGACGGAAGTACCACCAAATTTTTGAACAATTAATGTCATTTACCTCGACATAAATAAATAAAATTATTAATCTACCCGAAAAGTCATCCCCTAAAAGGCCTCAAGGGAAAGGATTAATAAACGTCATTGCCCTTTGGATTTTAGA harbors:
- a CDS encoding aspartate kinase: MTLIVQKFGGTSVGTLERIEAVAEKLVASRRQGHDLVAVVSAMSGETNRLLGLAHEIDTQPNPRELDVLLSTGEQVTIALLSIAIEKRGIPARSYTGAQVHIRTDSAYNKARIQEIDAQRIRDDLSHGRIVVVAGFQGVDEKGNITTLGRGGSDTTAVALTAALGADECQIYTDVDGVYTTDPRVVPEARRLDHLTYEEMLELASLGAKVLQIRSVEFASKYQVPLRVLSSFESGEGTLITAEVEGMEEPLISGIAFNRDEAKLTILGVPDKPGVAYHILGPISGANIGVDMIIQNVGRDGTTDFTFTVHRNDYLKALKILRESSRTLGAREVTGDDKIAKISVVGVGMRSHAGIASTMFHTLAQEGINIQMISTSEIKVSVVVDEKYLELGVRALHSAFELEKTPGRIPSSL